The proteins below come from a single Triticum aestivum cultivar Chinese Spring chromosome 5D, IWGSC CS RefSeq v2.1, whole genome shotgun sequence genomic window:
- the LOC123120699 gene encoding CBS domain-containing protein CBSX2, chloroplastic has protein sequence MEAAASTLLLSADAPLAAGRRLLLVPSRPARARRGAAPSRCPRASVRAYAAAAAPAPASGNGLAGNNNGGYTVGDFMTKREDLHVVKTSTPVDEALEMLVQNRISGFPVIDDDWELVGVVSDYDLLALDSMAGCGLADTNSNMFPEVDSTWKTFREIQRLLSKTSGKVIGDVMTPSPLVVRETTNLDAAARLLLETKYHRLPVVDSAGKLVGMITRGNVVRAALEIKKKAEGA, from the exons ATGGAGGCCGCCGCGTCCACGCTGCTCCTCTCCGCCGacgcgcccctcgccgccggccgccgcctccttctCGTCCCTTCTCGGCCCGCGCGGGCACGGCGGGGCGCCGCGCCCAGCAGGTGCCCGCGGGCGTCCGTCCGCGCGTACGCCGCGGCGGCCGCGCCAGCACCGGCCTCTGGAAACGGCCTCGCCGGG AATAACAACGGCGGGTACACTGTTGGTGACTTCATGACGAAAAGGGAGGATCTCCATGTCGTCAAAACGTCAACTCCGGTTGATGAAG CGCTCGAGATGCTGGTGCAGAACAGGATCTCTGGTTTTCCTGTTATCGATGACGACTGGGAGTTG GTTGGCGTTGTCTCAGATTACGATCTATTAGCTTTGGACTCAATGGCAG GGTGTGGACTGGCTGATACGAATTCAAATATGTTCCCTGAAGTAGATAGCACTTGGAAG ACATTTCGCGAGATCCAGAGACTCTTGAGCAAAACCAGTGGCAAAGTTATCGGTGATGTTATGACTCCCTCACCTCTTGTGGTGCGTGAAACTACTAACCTCGACGCTGCTGCAAG GTTGCTACTTGAAACTAAATACCACAGATTGCCTGTTGTTGATAGCGCGGGAAAATTG